One stretch of Williamwhitmania taraxaci DNA includes these proteins:
- a CDS encoding DUF3467 domain-containing protein, which yields MNDPKKQQQQINIELGDDVAQGTYSNLAIITHSSSEFIVDFVRLMPGMPKAPVKSRIILTPEHAKRLLLALQDNISRFEQMHGNIKLNEPSGGTFPMGFGGPTAEA from the coding sequence ATGAACGATCCGAAAAAACAGCAACAGCAAATTAATATCGAACTGGGTGATGATGTTGCTCAAGGAACTTACAGCAACTTGGCTATAATAACGCACTCTTCGTCCGAATTTATTGTCGATTTTGTAAGGCTTATGCCGGGAATGCCCAAGGCACCGGTGAAGAGTAGAATTATTCTAACACCTGAACATGCAAAACGGTTGCTCTTGGCGCTACAGGATAATATATCCCGTTTCGAGCAGATGCATGGTAACATTAAGCTGAATGAACCTTCAGGTGGCACATTTCCAATGGGTTTTGGTGGACCAACTGCAGAAGCCTAA